The DNA window ggaTCCATCAATAAGTTCTTTCAAAGGTCAGTATGAAGGCTTATTCAGACATAGGTCAAGGGTTAGCTCTTCACTTTCCAAGCAAATTGGCATGACCATGGGATAGACCACCTAGTCCTCCGTACTGGTTACCAATGTGGTTTCCATGACTGTACCCATTGGAGTTGCTGTATCCATTGGCATAGTTTCCAGCGCCCAGGAGACCTCCGTAGCCACCGTATCCACCGCCAAATCCACCgtttaggcctaggcctagaCCGCCAAGTCCAAGGCCTCCGTAGCCAAGACCACCGAGTCCTCCAAGTAATCCTGGCTCTGGGTCAGCACTTCGCTTCCCGAGGAAGTGTGTGTTAAGATGGCCATGTTTCAGCCCACCGGATCCTCCGTAGCCTGTCAGGATATGGTTTCCGTGATTGTAACCATCGGAATGGCTGTAGCCGTTGGCATAGTTGCCTGCACTCAAGAGACCTCCGTAGCCACCGTATCCACCACCATATCCTCCGTTTAGGCCTAAGCCAAGACCACCAAGTCCAAGGCCTCCGTAGCCAAGTCCACCGAGGCCTCCAAGACCTCCATAGCCGATTCCGGGAGCAGCGTCAGCCACCAAGGCTACCAACAGGACGGCGAACTGAagagaataataaatttatattattgaaagaacgcgagagagagagagagagagagagagagagagagagagagagagagagagagagagagagagaataaaataagtaatatagTTTGTTGTTATGTGAAAGATTCTTTTGATGTCCGatttgacagttttttaattaacaaaagaCAAACATTGCAGATGAACTTGTCTGAATAAAGCAAGAGTTGACACAAGAATTTCTAATATGTTCAGGGATTTCTACTAAAATCAAATCTTAAatctctttaaatataaattaagacCACTAATATTAATATAAGAACTAAACTTATATACATAAACGAATGTGTCAAAATGTGTCCTCAAACATTTTTCCTCCTTACCAAAGATCTCATGTTTATCTTTTAACCAGTGGATCTCTGCTGGACGGAGGCTGACTGCGTTATGTCAGTCAGGTTCCAGAACGGCCTTTATATATACGAAAGAACACCGCAAGAGTTATCCTTTTCCCTTACGTAAATCCCTCTGCCACACCCGAAGTTCAAGTAAATTAATGATGTCATTGACCATGAATCACTCCAGAGTCCAGCTTACCCTTGAATTAGTACGTCATCTTATGAGTCTCGttcgttcatctctctctctctctctctctctctctctctcgtagtctgATGGCTATGACACACGCCTCACTAGTGAGAAGACCTGATTTCGATATTTTGGTCGAAGCAGTATGATTTTGATCATAATCCATCAAGCCCACTTTTATTTCTGCCAACCTGAATGATAAACTATGTACCCAGTAGTTGCTCGATTGTAGTGGCCCATAGCCAAGGTGTAGAAAGGCATAAGGAAGCAGCCTCATTATAAAAGACAATGA is part of the Macrobrachium rosenbergii isolate ZJJX-2024 chromosome 9, ASM4041242v1, whole genome shotgun sequence genome and encodes:
- the LOC136842076 gene encoding ctenidin-3-like yields the protein MRSLFAVLLVALVADAAPGIGYGGLGGLGGLGYGGLGLGGLGLGLNGGYGGGYGGYGGLLSAGNYANGYSHSDGYNHGNHILTGYGGSGGLKHGHLNTHFLGKRSADPEPGLLGGLGGLGYGGLGLGGLGLGLNGGFGGGYGGYGGLLGAGNYANGYSNSNGYSHGNHIGNQYGGLGGLSHGHANLLGK